CGACACACAACAGCAGGGCGCCGACATGACCGGCCGTTCATGTAGGATCCCCATGCACAACACACTTGGCACTCCCCTCGACAAAACTCATATAACTCTCGCACCTACACAACAACGTCCGTGAGCGTCACAGAGGAGTGGCTTCGATTCCGCGGGCTTCATTTACCGGGCTCTTCAATCCGACAGGGCACATAGCGCGGTAACAAAACGCGCCTTTCCCGCCTGCTTTTGTCTCTCCCGTGGAGAAGTCTAATAGAATAAAGAATCGGAGCAGAACAGGAGTACAGTGTAGTAGAacgggcagtggagtgaacgaggcggccgcgccgcgtcttggctgattctccggcgggtgacagcaGCGACGGCGCTGTAGTTCCATGGTACTAAAGATCGCGGGAGCGTCTGGATTGGGAGCGCGCGCGcccgagcctgcgaaagcgtgtaattgctcgtttacAGCGTATTttatgcgtttctgagcctttatcagtgaaCGCACCTGCTTCGCGCCATGTTGCACGAGtaaatatgcaggcacgccgaaattgcgtcgatacattcactgtttcaagagcctgccaacccagaaaaaaaaaatgtcaatcgaaatttgcacggatccgcctatCTCATTACTCAATCAGCACTTTGAGCTGCGTTGCATCATaggtggctactggcgaactacaaagaaaggagaagtatcaaaactaTGATTAAATCACACGCTCGTTTTGTCAGCAGTCTCTACGAAgtccagagcacagtgttcctcatatgagcctatatgcgctcgattgtttcgaTCACGAGAAATTTGAGtgtaagtaacgttgtcacaacattaatTGGTGACGACtcttttatcatgccagttttgtggaagataataattattgctttccgaAAGGCTTATTACATTTTAAACTTATtaaaaacaacactcaaacataTTGAAAAGTGtcaattgtatatatagcctATCTGTTAATCagcgtaaattcattgtaaccatttctgattttgtatcgacagcttaaattgtgctgctttccaaatattttATTGGCGTACCGCCATTGCAAGCGAGCaagtttatgacgatgttttgtattataagcgtCAAAACACTTTTGACGCCTATTAATAGgcgtcaaaagtgtaggcaggcagtggtgcatcttgttttgagaaatttaccttccttgtatatgtacacagtaaacacacacacacacacacacacacacactatttttaggcggtgcatttcttgtCCAACTGCGTTAGACTTGAgctagttttgagacctcatactcgaaaaggtgaaatctacagtgcgcatttgtagaTACACGCTATGTTCATGTTCTGCTTTGCCAACTGTACACTAGTGGCGCAGGGCTACCcagaatttctttttcttttttttttttgaggggtgTGGTGTGCAGCAGAACGCCCAACTTTGGCAATTGGTGATCGCTGTGAATGcctgtaaatattttagtataccctgaaaagttaaattaccgAAACATTTCATGATGTAGGGGGTACAGATTTCCTTCCTCTACCCTCTTTCCTTGTGACTTTCTGGTTCTGAGTGCgtgtgacacagtatttgttttctaatctcacagctttccgagcacagctaacttccaataaagcagctcagttattctgaatattgtagacgcctaaccaacgaagaaagtGTTCAGAGAGAAGAAATTAGTATAGGACACAccttttctgaattattttcgatctctcacaaggacttttatggagctcaaattcagtagatgaGCGTGTCATACTTCGAGGGCTATGGCAtgatgtgctagacatgaatgattgGCAGGTGTGAAGAAATCTGCATAAAGAAATcgcgacggaggagccgaagcgcatagcagttcctgcacgcggcgtgcggctctttcagtactattcgactgcagcgccgccgctgcgggCAACGCGGTAGGGATCAGGCagcgaggcgtggtcacgccactcaacacttctagtacaatCTAACAATAGTCTCTCTacccctcctttttttctttttgttttgctcacTTGACCTGAAAGCCGCTCGACAAAGCGTAGCAGGTGTTCTGTGGTTAAAGCCGATTGCTATGACGTCACATGTGACGTTTAACtttggaagtgtggcagtttgggtcAGTGTTACAGTACTAGACACTTCTACCACACTCTAACCATACTCtaacagtgtactagaaggaggAGTGTGCCGTGCGGCGCCGGAAAAAGGGTCTTTCTAGCCATAGAGCTGCTCACAATGAAATTCAAACTCTATGCTTCTAGCAATGACCACTCTGCGCGCCACTAGAGGGCGCTGCTGGCTAAAGGAGAATAAAGCTCCTAGATCTAGGGGCTTTAAAggagaatacaggaggtcacgctagagataacaaataaatacaaatatctgggcgtatgaataaacaatggggccgagtacctaagggaacacgaaatatacgtgtcgaccaaaggtaacaggaatgcagaggtaatgaaaaacagggcactgtggaattacaataggtatgatgttgtgagaggaatatggaaaggggtcatggttcctggtctgacgttcggcaatgtcttgtgcacgagatcagaagttcaaggaagattagaaattaagcaacgtggaataggtaggcttgccttaggagctcacgggaatacaccaaatcaggaagtacaaggtgatatgggatggacatcatttgagggcagggaagccagcagcaagataaaatttgagaagcgattgagggaaatgggggaggagcgttgggctaggaaagtattcagctacttgtacatgaaaaatgtcgatacaaaatggaggaagcgaaccagaaaattgactggtaaatatttggaaaacagcaggggccaaaccaaaaagaattataggttaagaagaaggtgaagaaagcagagatatgtggaaaattggcgtgattaagaagtccgcactagagatctatcgaacttttaagcaggaaatagccaaaggaaggatctgtgataatactcggggtagttctctactgtttgaggtcaggacgggagtattgcgaacaaagacatatcgggccaaatacgaaggggtagacacggtatgcagtgcgtgtggagaggaagaagaaactgcctaacacttgataatgttctgtaaagggcttcaccctgtagttcaggtttatggcgcagagtttttcaaagcactggggcttagggacagtgagggcaaaatagactttaagcgggtagaattaactagaaggaggttatatgattggtggctaaagtccaggcacgattgaaaattgaacccttcgctgcaaagtacgaatcctcaacctacctatttaagggggaaaaaaaatctaatttttggttcattaagtattatggcttggtggtgctagccaccgcccgatctaaagggtacaaacatatccatccatccgtagaGACAGAACGCCTACCAGTTTGGCGTAGAGTGTCTGGGTATGGTACCTTTAGGTAGGTAACCTAAAGATAGCATAGAGTACCGTAAGTAACTCTAGGGGAGCGGGCCATGGTGCGTCCGATCCGCACCATGGCCCGGGAGCTCACCAAGCAGAGGTGGAAGAGCGATCACATCTCTAATTTTGGATTTTAAAATTAGGCCTCACCCAAACGggtaaggcctcccaaaaattggCCTATAGGCTCATTGGAGTGTCCCTCCCCACGGTAATCTTTAGTAAAAGGCGAAAGATTAGTGCGTAGAAATTGAGGAGAGACCTGAGCGATGACCGGGAAAGTGGCCATGCCGGCGCATGGGACTGTGTCCGACCACACGAGAAAGTCAAGGTTACACATATGTTATTTGCTGAAAATCAACTTTGTATGTTTTATTGATCTAAACGAACACATCTGGATGTGTTTATTGAAGCAATGGAAGCAGTTCTCTTAATAAATGTACATCAATATCTATTTTATTCTGGTGGAAACATTAAAAGTCGTGCGTCTCTCTATACGCGTAGAACGTTCCAAAATTTCCTGTTGAAAGCGTGATCACGCGCTGTGGTGCTGCCCTCTACTGTACACTCAGGCAACTAGAAAGCACGCCTGATTCCTTCTGCCTCCGAGTGACGGCGCCAGAAGTAgccaaacaaaaacaaatgtgcGCGTTTAGTATTCGTGTTGAGTTGCAGAAATGGTGCCTAGCAGtgttttaaaggagcactgacatcaaactcgAGATGTGCCCATCGTTCGATCGATTGGTATGCACAGGTCTTCTTGGCCGACTTTGAACGGCATGAGtggtagcatatgcagtaactctaaAGAAGCGCTACGCTCGCTGCCGTGATGGCTCTGTGAGCGGGCTCTGTAGCCGATTTGTGTGCCGTTTCGAATTGTTGTTGGGGCTTTTTATACGATAAATGCCATGTAATGGTGGAACTCAGCCCTTTCGCATAGGCACTAGCCGTTCTCTCGCTATAACGAGCGTACACATGAACACCCAACTACGAATCGGTGAAGTTATTTACACCAGTcgaactttctttcttttttttttttttttgatgttacTAAATTTTATGCAGTAGCGATATACTTTCAAATAGTACTGGGTGAATTTCAGCGTATGAACTTATAGAGCTTAAATAactattttttgtttgcttacaaGCGTCACTGTTTGGTCCTGTGCGTCTTATATCTTTAGTATTGCTTCGCATACTAATTAAGCGGACTCGAAGGACTCCCAATTCTTTCAGCTACTGCGCTTCTTATGATAACTGCTGATATTTTACTTTCATTCAGCTCAAGGTAGTTTTCGCGCTGCTTAGCTTGGCTTTCGTTCTCCGAAGGTTACGTCATATATTTCGAGGACTTTGTTTCGTTTCTTCTGACATCGTCTTCTGGAAAGCTGGTTCAGTACCAGTTTCTCTGATATTTGCAGTGAATACAAGCACTGAAGTCATTTACAGCAAGCGTGCAGTTCTTTGAAGAGAACACTTCATTACACGATGGGCATTACCAGCTAGAGGCTCCATTAATTCCCACGCCGGGACACGAAGTCAATTTGCTCACATTGTTAATCAGCAAATCTGCATCTACTCGTGAGTTCTTGGCACCACTTCTTTCCTCTTAGGAGAACTTCGGCGGTTGCAGAACTTTCAGCTGCTTGCTTCCTAATCTGAATGAGTTCTTTATATGCTACCTTGCTATGTTCAACAGCTATAGCGTCAGCTACCAACTCGGCAAAAAGAAATGAATCCCCAACACACGGCAGGAAAATTTCCGACCACTCATTAGGAATCGCGAGCTTTGAAAATTACAGCTCTTGAAATTCTTGGTCACGAACTTTATCAGCGGCACCGTCTCGGCCAACATCATTCGACATTCTTTGGCATTTCTGTTCAGAAACATCGTCGACTGAACTGCCTTGATCAACGTCATTCGACTCAACTTCTGACAACATGTTGCTCTCACATCTTCACTTTGGTTTGGGAAGAATCTGATCGCTAAGGTTAATTGCGAtccttcggtttttttttttttttggcagcgaTTCTGGGAGGCACTTGGGAGAATCGGGGAAAATTGTAGGAATGGCATCTTTTGATAAGAGTGGTATGTGTCTGGGGATCTCAATAACCTTAGGTATGAACCTTGCTTCGAAGTGTAGCTCACAAACAGCGCTGCTCTTGTCGAGGACTTGATCACCTTTCTCGATGTTCCGCGACCATTCTTCCCGGCGGTCAGCTTCAACGGCACTCAAAATAAGGAGTGCGCCTCTTTACACGAGTGGTAGCCACTGTTACAATTTGGCACAAAGCAAAAGTCCTCGCTTGTCCCACCGTCTCCCAGCCATATTTTTCTTATTCCAGTAGACAAGCGCACACAACACCGTAATTTCTTCCCTCACGTTTGTGGAAGAAGGATGCTCACGTAAAGCACAATCTGGCGAGGAGCAGAGTTATTTAATGCGAGAAATACCGGTAACGAGGAACTGGTCACGCGTTAACAGCCGAACTGACAGCGCAACATGTGCTGACATACGCGCTCCTCTAAAGTTacaacacctatacactaccatttATGATGCTatctttaggtagcatatacagacatagagtttcctaatatacattttaattaatttaggaaactctatgtgtaCCGTAACTCTAAACGCTCCTCTGGATCGCAGCGTCCCCTAGCTTAATTCCCAGGTTGTACATCAACCTAGCTGCTTCATCGCTGCGGGGCCCCCCTCGCCTCCATTGTAACGCGCCGCGCACGGCACACTTcgccttctagtacactgtagtttggactagttggtatgacatatgacgatagttatagcgcgagaacagaacgacgacaaagagacaattgtccttcttgtctcttggtcgtcgttttcttctcgcgctataactatcgtcatgtttaACCTTGGGTCAATTGAGTGACCCCCAGCTGTTTATGTAGTTGAGGTGCAAATAGACTCTTCTCAGCGATTCACTGAGCCAATTAACTGAGCGATACACGCGGCAAGTTCAGAAACTGCTTACATCGATCGTCTTCGCTGCCGGTTAATTCTTGTACAGCCGTATGCAGAGCAAAAGGCCAGCGTAGTGATGAGACGAAGTTTCCGCCCTGAGCGTTAGCCATAAACTTGGTAAGAAAGGCTAGATTCTTTAGAACAGGAATAACGACTGACGTGGAAAACCTGCACACACTGACTGTGCGAGCATCCGCGCGTCTTCCCTAGGGCGGCTTGGCGTAAACAAACTGCTACATGCATTCTAGTAGCCATAAACTCTGTATGTGTTAGTATACCTGCATAGAGTTATAATATACTGAGTAGCTGTACCACGCAATATTTATTTTAACCTCCTTGAGCTGCACCATGGACCCCATGGAGTACACCCAGCGAGCACTATGGAGGAAGAAAATTTGAAGAACACCGGTTCACATCGCGTATCGCGGGCGCCGCCATCTGGGcatcaaaaataacaaaaacaaacgcGTCATGTGATCGCCAACCCAGAGAACGCAGCATTTTTCTCTGGGCATAGCCTTCGAAATGAGTTGGAGGCGCACCGCATAGTTTCTCAGCAACTTTGTGAAAAACTCCCATTCGCACGCTGGGCGTGTAATCGAGAAAAAGCATGACCTTCGAAATTGCGTGCGTTCGTCATCTCGGAGCTCTTGAAAATATAAGGGTAACTGTTCCTCGCTCCCACGGATCTTCTGACGCGGACATGCGCGAAGGACGAAAGCTTGCCAATCGTAGCTACGTCATATAAAAAAGAATGCGACATGTCATATAAAAAAGAATTACACCATCCCCCGCTAAAGAGAGCCCTGTGCGGATGCGGAGAAGCGGGCGATAACGCCTACACTGGCTGCAGGATTGACGCTGGCTTCCGTCGCGGCGTCAGCGGCGTTGCGCAGAGAGAACctgggaggcgcaaagcacgcagtggaCCGATGTTTTTCACTGGGACAAGCcagtcgctgctaatgggcaatgagatgGCCTCGGCAGCTGTAAGACTCCAACTGGTCACGGATATTCGCTttccacttttagttaacgcgcacgctgcaaatttcgATTGTTCATCAACGcataggagaaatctcccaccggcgctACCTTGGAGTTCAAGATGATCCAGAGCGGTGCTGGCCAGTCAACTGTTGGGGACgtgcgagcagtcggtttttttttttaatcaagaaactcgctatcAGACGCTACCTGCAAAGGCGGTGAGAGGGGAGGGGACGCACACGCACAATGGGAATGCAAACGTTGCTGGGAGGGCTGCCCAAAGAAGTGAGAGCAAGCGTTATTTTGCTAGCAGCcgctgcctgcgttggcgttGCGAGGTTACAGTGCACTAGAGGGGAGCCCTCTAGTGCACTGTAGCAAGGTGAGAGGGacggggacgcgcatgcgcaatgtggGTGTAAATGCCGTTGGGAGGAATGCCTAGAGTTGCCTATAGAGGAAAGAGAGGGGGTAGCGAGCGTTGGCTAGCTGACGCTGTCGGCGCTGCTAGGCAAGAAAGGTAAAGGAAAAAAGTAAGAAAAGGTAGAAGGAAAaagataaagacattgggtcctaagtctaaacagactttgagagaggtagtgagcagaacaataatcgatggtgaagtccccgatgaatggaaacatagcaggatgagcatgatctataaaggaaagggggacaaagctgacataaaaaccgtcctataacagtgacatcaaaggtctacaggctggcgatacagattataaaggaaagactgcaggcatggatagaggatgagggggtgcttggggaactgcagaatgggtttcggaaacacaggaggctggaagacaatctgttctcactgacgcagtgcatcgaaatagcagaaaaggaactcgggcccttgtggctagcatttttggatatcaagagagtgtacaatagcgtggttcaagaggacttgtgggaaatactggacacactaggtgtgggagatggagtcactaatcttttaaaggagatctataaaagtaacaaggcggttataaagtgggaaaaacaggtatccaagcccacagaggtgaaacagAGGCTTAAACAGGAGTATCATTTGTCAACCTTGTTATTCATGAcatacctacaaagattagaggccaaattaaagggaagtggacttagcttcaacctctctttcgttaaACGacgaaaactcattgatcaggcactaccagcattaatgtacgcagatgatatagtgctaatggccgacaacaaggaagatttgcagagattgatggacatgtgcggtaatgagggagataggttagatttcagattcagtaaggaaaaatcagcagtcatgagttCTAATGATactgaaggttgtgagcttaagatacaggaagtcTTGCTAGAgacaacagataaatacaaatatctgggcgtatacatggataagcaatgggaccgagtacctaagggaacgcgaaatatacgtgacgactaaaggtaacaggaatgcagcagtgatgaaaaaatagggctctgtggaattacaatagatatgatgttgtgagaggaaatcgaatatagaaaggggtcatggttcctgggctgacgttccgCAACGCAGTCTtgcgcatgagatcagaagttcaagcaagattagaaattaagcaatgtggaataggtaggcttgctttagaagctcacgggaatacaccaagtcagagagtacaaggtgatatgggatggacatcatttgagggcagggaagctagcagcaagataaaatttgagaagcgatcgaGAGAAATGGGGCAGGAGCGTTGGCaaagaaggtattcagctacttgtacatgaagaatgtcgatacaaaatggaggaagcgaaccaggaaattgactggtaaatacttagaaaacagcaggtggccaaaccaaaaagaactgtcggttaagaagaaagtggaggaaactgagactgacatgtggagaatgggcatgattaagaagttcgcactagaggcctatcgaacctttaagcaggaaattgccaaggaaaggatctatgatagtactcggggtagttcactgtttgaggccaggacgggagtattgcgaaccaagacatatcgggccaaatacgaaggggtagacacggtatgcagtgcgtgtggagaggaagaggaaagtgccgaacacttgataatattctgtaaagggcttcaccctatagttcagaatgatggcgcagagtttttcaaagcactgggatttcgggacaggaagggcaaaatagactttaagcgggtacaattaactagaagaagattatcttattggtggctgaagttaaggcacgagtgaaaataaacccttcactgcaaagtaccagtcgtcaacttcactatttaaggaaaaaaaaaagagataaatctaGTATATAGTTcacaaagtattacggctaggtggcgttagccgccgcccgatctaagggatacagccacattcattcatctatccatccatccaggtaAAGTCTCTTAttatcacggaggaaggaaagatttccttcctccgtgcttatTATATAGAAAGTACCGACACTCTCCTCACTATCCTCTCTGAAGTGTCCAACCTTCCTCTCCCAAGTGTCCAAAACCTTATGTATACATCCTCTCCCGAACAACCACCGTGCGGGTGCCGACCCTATTACTCGGTTCGTACTACTGTCGTATCAAGAACGTAatgtcacgctgataacacgCGCAATGCTCGTGGTGGCCCGAGAGAGGAGGGTGTGCGGTGTGGCGGCTCGGTTAAAAGGATTGTGGTACTTTCCTAAAAATATCCAGGAACTTTAAGAAAAGGAGGGAGCATACAAGGTCAGAGAATAGAGCGAGGACTTTAAGAAAAGGGGGGAGCATAGAAGATGAGTGAGCGCTGGCGGGCAGTACTGCCTGCGTCGGCGCTACTAAGCGAGACGAGGCGCATATGCGCTGTACGGGTAGTAACACCGCACACCAGATTGAGTTTGACCATAAGACACTTTGCATCTGGATATAGCAGCACAAGTGCCTTATAAAAGCAAAACATCACTTACTGGTGTAATCGGGCTATTGCCTCTTCAATTCTCACGCCTAAGACTGCGGGGAGGCGCCCATTGCTAAGAGGTCATTCGCTGATGCCAAAGGTTATGTTTTTCTACGCGCTGGTAATTTTCTCTCTGGGACAGTTTATAGCAAAAAATACGCAGAATAGAAACGAATGCTGATACGCCATCACGCGTGTTGTGCTGTGGCTGTTTCTTTATTCCTTTTGCTACAAACCATTTAAGCTTGTGTCTATTCTGTCTGCATTTCTTGCTTGACAAACCGTTCAAGATGCCTGATTTGCTACAATCCTTACCTGCACTAGGCATTCGCTTGGCGCGGCTGCACAGTGACTTGTCCCAAGCCAGAGTTCTCGTCCAAGTAGATGGCTGAAACCCGAGGAGCGTTCGAAACGTCTACAAGGTCAAGGAGAGGAAGACAGATGACATACTGCTGGATGCAGTATTGTGTCGACAAAGTTGAGTTTTCACTTACAATGAATGAAATTATCTTGCTATGAGGCACCAGAGATGGACACGGTAGAAGAGAAGACAATGTTTATTGATATCCCGCAGAGACCAGGCCCCATCTTGTACGCCTGCCTTCGAGTGTAAATATATTCTTAAACGCCTTCATCCCTATAACAATATGTAACAATGAACGCAACTTTGTGACACCACACAAACCCAAATTTTCAGCCAGAATGAACACAGGTAAAAACCGTGCGAGTGTCAAACTGCTAAGACTCATCTCATAATTGAACGATAGAGTGATGATGTAATAGACATGAGAAGAAATGGCGCCATTCATTCACAATCAGAACaaatataatattgttacgtataTATATTATTACAAATAtatttagaaaattgaaattgctccagccacagttcaaatagagtccgacgtttcgagaccgactcggtcccttcctcagggggtgactgtcttggtcatggaagtgtcgtcgcgtcgtgttctctcaccacgactccggctttccctttccaccacgtttcggagaccgtgaacgtacaccgaaggcattgttcccagcgagcggttcacgttggcaggcgtatgctgaatgtgccaagactcgagcaagagcctctttcccaaattccgttctgtttcaataacagaagcgccttctaagtcaattttatggtcgtgcttctcgcagtgctccgccagagcgctacgttgcacttccatcttcctgacgtcgttcttgtgttggcgcattctttccgggaaacacttgctctcgcctatgtagcaggctggacacccagaacacgacactttgtagacaacgcccgggtgtagctccctcggaggtcggtctttcggccgcggtagcaagcgagcgagcgtcgaaacaggtttatggattaccgtgaccccggcttttcctaggactctcgagagctgttcacttatgcccggcacatatggaatggcgacgcggttgtttggcgccttcgtttttctcgtgtgcggtggtgtggccagggcggaaagggggtcgggcggtgtgtcgcttgcaggtgtctttccgcggtgcggtggttgtcgtctcgacaaacggcgtgacgcccggcggatgaacgcttctgtgtagccattccttcgtagctcggcgacaatcctcttttcttctttcttcctctcaccctccgacgtgcagattgctcgtgcacgtgaaaggagtgccgaaaccactgaagctttgtgggcagttggatgacaggacgcaaaatgcaaatacctgccggtgtgagttggctttctatacaccgaaaaggtcatgcgctcgccctgtcgtctgactaaaacatcgagaaacggaagcgccccgtctcgctctcgttccaccgtgaactgtatcgcttggtcgatggagtttagatgttcgaggaagctgtctactgctgccttctttattatgcaaaaacagtcatccacgtacctcacaaatactttcggcctgtcaataaaggagcccagtgccgtctcttctatgtgttccattgtgaggttcgcagccgtaacggagatcgccgctcccatcgcggtcccgctggcttgtctgtagaagctcccgttgacgctgaaatacgtccccttgaggcagtattccagtaggcgacacagttcgtcgacgcccaggcaggttctttcatccaagagctcgtcttggttcaacgctgctcgtgcgctagataccgctagtgctacgggcacactggtgaacagggacacgacgtcgaacgagacgaagcactcatcgctgctcacggtcacatctctcatgcgctccaagaagtggctggcgtcgcgtatgtgggtCGGTGTTTGCCCCACGAGCGGCGCGAGAGTCCGGTGGAGATACTTGGACAGCGCCCGGAGTGGAGATGTTGTAAAATCCACGATAGGACGGAGCGGAACTGTGGGCTTGTGGGTCTTGGGAAGCCCGTAAAATCCTGGTGCAGAGCCGTTCCGGCAGATGAGCTGGAGGTATGTGTTTCTCGCCTTCGGGTGTGCTTTAAAGGTATCCGCCAGGAGCTTGTTCATTTCCCTTTGGACACTTGGTGTGGGGTCCTTCGTCAGCTTTTCGTAGGCCGGACTGTCCAGCAGGTCTCGCACCTTGTCGTTGTATGCCTCCCTGTCGAGCAGGACCATTGCGTTCCCTTTGTCGGCCGGGAGGATGACAACCTTATCATCATTTCGGAGCGCATGGATCGCCTTACACTCCTCTCTCGACAGGTTGTGCTCACGGCGCTTTCCTATACGCCGATAGCCTTGAGACGCACGTTTTCCCGAATGCCGCTGTCGAGTCGCCTTATGCCTTCCTCCGTAGCCGCGATGATCTTCGGCAGTGACGGACGTGTCGTGGTCGTGTTGAAGTTGTGTCCCTTTGCCAGCACGCTGTGCTCTGTCGGGGAGAGTTGTTTGGAGGACATATTGACGACGA
The sequence above is drawn from the Rhipicephalus microplus isolate Deutch F79 chromosome 3, USDA_Rmic, whole genome shotgun sequence genome and encodes:
- the LOC142804027 gene encoding uncharacterized protein LOC142804027, which translates into the protein MVLLDREAYNDKVRDLLDSPAYEKLTKDPTPSVQREMNKLLADTFKAHPKARNTYLQLICRNGSAPGFYGLPKTHKPTVPLRPIVDFTTSPLRALSKYLHRTLAPLVGQTPTHIRDASHFLERMRDVTVSSDECFVSFDVVSLFTSVPVALAVSSARAALNQDELLDERTCLGVDELCRLLEYCLKGTYFSVNGSFYRQASGTAMGAAISVTAANLTMEHIEETALGSFIDRPKVFVRYVDDCFCIIKKAAVDSFLEHLNSIDQAIQFTVERERDGALPFLDVLVRRQGERMTFSVYRKPTHTGRYLHFASCHPTAHKASVVSALLSRARAICTSEGERKKEEKRIVAELRRNGYTEAFIRRASRRLSRRQPPHRGKTPASDTPPDPLSALATPPHTRKTKAPNNRVAIPYVPGISEQLSRVLGKAGVTVIHKPVSTLARLLPRPKDRPPRELHPGVVYKVSCSGCPACYIGESKCFPERMRQHKNDVRKMEVQRSALAEHCEKHDHKIDLEGASVIETERNLGKRLLLESWHIQHTPANVNRSLGTMPSVYVHGLRNVVERESRSRGERTRRDDTSMTKTVTP